The DNA window GTTCGCGCGCCATCATCCCGCCGATGCGCGCCGAATAGGAGAATGATTCGCCGGCGACATACTGCACCGTCTGCGGATCCAGCGGATCGGTGTTGCCCTCGTCCAGGTAGGCCTGCTTGACCGTCTCCTGCGCGGCGGCCATCGGCAACGGGTAGAGCACCGGCACGCGCAGCGGCGTGCGCAGACGCGCCGTCGCCGCGGCAACCCGTCCGAGGACCGACAGCCCGGCGATCGTCTGGATCTGATCCAGTTCGCCGGTGCCGGGGATGAAGATCACCGGCCGCCCCATCTCGGTGGCGCGTCCGACCGCCTCATCGACCGCGCCAAGGCCGGTGAGCGGCCGGATATAGAACTTCTCGCCCCGCATGGCGCGGCGGATATACCAGAGCACCGCCGCGGCAAAGATCGCGGCGAAGATCATCACATTCAGACGTTCAATACGGAAGGCGCCGTTGCCTCCGCCATCGGCCGGCGCGCCTTCGCCTGCGCCGAGCAGCAACGGCAGCAGACAGAACACGGCAAGCATGAGGGTCCAGAGTCGTGTCCTCACCCAATCTCCCTTTTGAGCGCCGTGATGGCGGGAATGGGTGTCGGATCATGGCCCGTGGCGATGGCCACGTAGTAACTGATGGCGTCCCCCATCTGCACCAGCGACAACAGGTGCGACAGACGGTCGGTTGCATTGCTGGAAAGCGTCACCAGCGGAATGCCGCGCGCGGCGACACGGCGTTCGAGCCAGTCGAGACGGCGCGCCGCCGGCTTCGGTTCTTCGCTGGAACGCAGAACGACGACCGCCAACCGCTCCGGGTCGCCGCTGGCATCGAGTCCGACGATCTCGTTGTGATTCAGTTCCGGCAGGGCACTGGCGAACGCCACGGCCTTGCCGTTTTCGCAAAGTTGCGACTTTAAGCGGACCGCGGCCACATCGGTGTAACCCGTCGTGCCATAGACACAGACAATGCGGCCCGCCAATGCCGCCGCTGCCTGTTTGGCGGGGTTGGACACGGCGGGTGTCGTCGGCTCCAGGGCGGCCCGGGCATCGGCCAATTGCCCGGCGGTTCGCAGCAAGTCCGCCTCGCGGTCCGGCACGACTCCCCAGCGCATCAGCGCCAGCATGACAGGACCGAAAGAGTAACCTAGCGCGGCGCGCGGCATCAAGCCGCCGGGAACGGTGATCAGCGGCCAGCGTCGCGCCCGCGCCCGTTCGGCCAGTTCCCCGCCGGCGGACAGCGCGAGGATGCTGCTGCCGCGGGCACACGCATCGTCGGCGGCCGCCAGCGCCTCGGTGGTGTTGCCGGAGTAGCTGGAGACAATCACCATCCAAAAACGGTTGATGTACTCCGGCAGACGATCGGCGCGGACCACAAGCATCGGCACCGGCGACTCGTATTCCCAGTAAGAGCGCGCCAGATCGCCGCCAATGGCCGAGCCTCCCATTCCGCAGACACAGACGCCGGCGGGGGTCGTGGGCTTGTAGGAGCGCCAATCCACCTGTTGGGCCAGCGCCGGCGCTTCCTTTAGGTGCGCCGGGAAAGCCGCGATCGCATCCCACATCCCGGCCGTGTCCAGACGCCGATGGACGGACGCGTCATCGAGCGCCGCAATGATGCGCGGATTGCCGGGGGCTATGATCGAGACGGTTGGCAGCACGGTCGTGTCGGCTTGACGGTTACACCCGTATCGCGCGCACCGTCTTGTCATGCAACGTGGTCGCAAGCTTGCGAATTTGATCGGCCGTGGACGCGCCGAGGATGCGTGCGACGGTCTGGCGGCACTGCGCATACGAGGCCGCGCGCACCAGCGCCTTGACCCGCGGGATGGAATTCGGGTGGAGGGAAAGCGAGTCGAACCCCATGCCCAGAAGCGGCAGAACCGCCTTCGGATCGCCCGACATCTCGCCGCAGATACCAACCGGAATGCCGGCTTTGTGCCCGGCCTTGACAACCTGCGCCAACTGACGCCAGAGGGAAGGATGCCAGTAGTGCTGGAGGGCATGCAGCCGGTGATTGCCGCGGTCAACCGCGGTGGTGTACTGCACCAGATCGTTGGTGCCGACCGAGAAGAAATCGGCGCGGGCCGCCAGTTCGTCGGCCAGTTGCACTGCCGCAGGGGTCTCGACCATCAGCCCCAGTTTGGTCGCGGGATCGAACGGGATTTTGCGCGCGCGCAATTCCTGTTTGGCGCGCGACCAGAGGGCGCGCACCTGGTCAAACTCCTCCACCGTGGCGATCATCGGCACCATCACCCAGATAGGTCCCGCCGCGGAGGCGGTCAGAAGCGCGCGCAACTGCGCCAGCAACGTGGCGGACTTCTCCAGCGACAGGCGGATACCGCGCACGCCCAGCGCGGGATTGGCTTCCGGCGGCGCATCGGGCGCCGCTTTGTCGGAACCCAGATCAAAGGTGCGCACAACCAGCGGCCGTCCCTGCAATCCGGCGATCGCCTGGCGATAGATTTCCACCTGGCGCGCCTCGGGCGGGTATCCGCCTTTCTGCAGAAAGAGATACTCGGTGCGATACAGTCCGACACCGCCCGCCCCGGCCGCCAGCGCCAGATCGGTCTCGGCGGCCAAGTCGATGTTGGCCAGGATCGCGATGCGGTGGCGATCAGTGGTTACGGCGGGCAGATCGCGCAGCGCATCCAGCTTCTTCGGCCAGGGTGAGTGTGTGCGCTTCTTTTTGCGCTCAAAGAACTCGATGGTCTGGGGGGCCGGGTTGAGAATGACCACGCCGGAAAAGCCGTCGACCACCAGCATGGTCGCCGGGCGCACGGTGCGCATGTCGAAGTCCACGCCCGACACCGCCGGGATCCCCAGCGACTTGGCCAATAACGCGGTGTGCGACGTTTGCCCGCCGGTCTGCGTCACCACGCCCAGCACCAGTCCCTTGCTCAAACTCATGATGTCGGCCGGGGTGATGGTGTTGGCGAGGATGACCGACGGCGAGCTGGGATGGTGTTCGGCGGAAATCCCGTGGCCCATCAGTTGATTGATGACCCGCATCTTGACCGCTTCGATGTCGTTGGCCATCTCGCGGAGGTATTGGTCCTGCGAGCGTTCGATCGCCTTCTGTGCCTCGCCGACCACGCGATCAAAGGCGCTCTCCGCGCCGAGGCGTTGCGTGGTGATCGCATCCTTCACTTGCGCGCAGATCGCCGGATCATCGACGATCATCACCTGCGCATCGAAAATCTTGGCCAGGGCCGATCCGACGGTCCCCGGCGACTCCTTCTTCAGGCGCAGCAGATCGGCGCGGACCGCCGCCAGCGCCGCATCCAGACGGGCGCATTCGGCGTCGGGGCTCTCCTCCGCCATCAGGTAACGCACCGGCGGGGCTTCGTGCCCCACGCGGTACACAAACGCCGGGCCCAGCGCAATGCCCGGCGCGGCGGCAATGCCGCGCAGGCGCACATCACGGGCCATCTCCGGAGTCGGCATGGTCATCGCTCGCCGAAGCGCATCTCAAAGACCTTGATCAGCGCGTCGACCGCTTTCTCCTCGTCGGAACCCTCCGCGCCGATGGTGACCACCGACCCCATTTCCGCGGCCAGTGTCATCACCCCCAGCATGCTTTTGGCATTGACCTTATTGCCGTCTTTGATCAGCCAGACATCGGAGCGGAACTTCGAGGCGGTTTGCACAATCATGGCCGAAGGGCGGGCGTGGACACCCAACGGGTTGCTGACGGTCACGTTTTTCTCAATCACGGTCGCGGTGGCCGGCAAGGTTTGCGTCGGTAGCGGTCAGCGCGCGCGGGCAATCAAGTTGCCGGCTTGTTTGGTCACCAGACCCTTCAACTCCAGCATGGTCAGGACGCGAGCGGTCTCGCCGACCGACAGGTTCAAAGAAACCGCCAGCCGGTCGATGTGGCAAGCGGTTGTTCCGATGCCCTCGTAGACACGCCGTTCGATGTCGTTGAGCGGCGGCATCGGCGCCGCCACCGCCGGGGTCGATTCCGCACCGCGGCGGACGCGCGCGGGCGCCGCCAGCTGGAAGGCGCTCAGAATATCCTCGGCGCAGGTGACAATCCGCGCCCCCTGCTTAAGCAGGCCATGGGTGCCGGCGAATGCCTCCTGCCCGATTTCGCCGGGAATGGCAAAGATCTCCTTGCCCTGCTCGAGAGCATGTTCGGCCGTCAGCAACGCCCCCGAATTGCGGCGCGCCTGCGCCACCAGGACGCCATCGGACATCCCGGAGATCAGTCGATTCCGCACGGGGAAGTTGGCGGCGTCAGGTGCCAGCCCAAAGGGGAATTCGGTCAGGATACAGCCATGGGCCGCCACTTCGTTGACCAGATCCCGGTTTTCCTCCGGATACACCTGATCCGGTCCGGTTCCCCAGACGGCAATGGTCTTCCCCTTCATGGCGATCGCCGCCTTGTGGGCGATCGTGTCGATCCCGCGGGCAAACCCGGAGACAATCACCAGGCCGGCGGCCGCCAGATCTTCGGCCAACTGCTGAGTGATTCGGGCGCCGTATTCCGTCACCTTCCGTGAGCCGACGATCGCCAACGCCGGCGGCTCGGGGATTTCCCCCAACACGAACAGGTAGGGCGGCGGATAGCGCAGCATCGAAAGCCGCGCAGGATACT is part of the bacterium genome and encodes:
- the ptsP gene encoding phosphoenolpyruvate--protein phosphotransferase, with protein sequence MTMPTPEMARDVRLRGIAAAPGIALGPAFVYRVGHEAPPVRYLMAEESPDAECARLDAALAAVRADLLRLKKESPGTVGSALAKIFDAQVMIVDDPAICAQVKDAITTQRLGAESAFDRVVGEAQKAIERSQDQYLREMANDIEAVKMRVINQLMGHGISAEHHPSSPSVILANTITPADIMSLSKGLVLGVVTQTGGQTSHTALLAKSLGIPAVSGVDFDMRTVRPATMLVVDGFSGVVILNPAPQTIEFFERKKKRTHSPWPKKLDALRDLPAVTTDRHRIAILANIDLAAETDLALAAGAGGVGLYRTEYLFLQKGGYPPEARQVEIYRQAIAGLQGRPLVVRTFDLGSDKAAPDAPPEANPALGVRGIRLSLEKSATLLAQLRALLTASAAGPIWVMVPMIATVEEFDQVRALWSRAKQELRARKIPFDPATKLGLMVETPAAVQLADELAARADFFSVGTNDLVQYTTAVDRGNHRLHALQHYWHPSLWRQLAQVVKAGHKAGIPVGICGEMSGDPKAVLPLLGMGFDSLSLHPNSIPRVKALVRAASYAQCRQTVARILGASTADQIRKLATTLHDKTVRAIRV
- a CDS encoding HPr family phosphocarrier protein, whose protein sequence is MIEKNVTVSNPLGVHARPSAMIVQTASKFRSDVWLIKDGNKVNAKSMLGVMTLAAEMGSVVTIGAEGSDEEKAVDALIKVFEMRFGER
- the dprA gene encoding DNA-processing protein DprA, with amino-acid sequence MSVSDPRFPVDAEYWLALSRLPGVGRATFLRLVEAFQSPRGAWERSDSEWNGAEVSRTRLETHSARGEALAWAQKQVDQLAASAWRLIVYGGPEYPARLSMLRYPPPYLFVLGEIPEPPALAIVGSRKVTEYGARITQQLAEDLAAAGLVIVSGFARGIDTIAHKAAIAMKGKTIAVWGTGPDQVYPEENRDLVNEVAAHGCILTEFPFGLAPDAANFPVRNRLISGMSDGVLVAQARRNSGALLTAEHALEQGKEIFAIPGEIGQEAFAGTHGLLKQGARIVTCAEDILSAFQLAAPARVRRGAESTPAVAAPMPPLNDIERRVYEGIGTTACHIDRLAVSLNLSVGETARVLTMLELKGLVTKQAGNLIARAR
- a CDS encoding DUF6754 domain-containing protein, which translates into the protein MRTRLWTLMLAVFCLLPLLLGAGEGAPADGGGNGAFRIERLNVMIFAAIFAAAVLWYIRRAMRGEKFYIRPLTGLGAVDEAVGRATEMGRPVIFIPGTGELDQIQTIAGLSVLGRVAAATARLRTPLRVPVLYPLPMAAAQETVKQAYLDEGNTDPLDPQTVQYVAGESFSYSARIGGMMARE
- a CDS encoding bifunctional phosphoglucose/phosphomannose isomerase; translation: MLPTVSIIAPGNPRIIAALDDASVHRRLDTAGMWDAIAAFPAHLKEAPALAQQVDWRSYKPTTPAGVCVCGMGGSAIGGDLARSYWEYESPVPMLVVRADRLPEYINRFWMVIVSSYSGNTTEALAAADDACARGSSILALSAGGELAERARARRWPLITVPGGLMPRAALGYSFGPVMLALMRWGVVPDREADLLRTAGQLADARAALEPTTPAVSNPAKQAAAALAGRIVCVYGTTGYTDVAAVRLKSQLCENGKAVAFASALPELNHNEIVGLDASGDPERLAVVVLRSSEEPKPAARRLDWLERRVAARGIPLVTLSSNATDRLSHLLSLVQMGDAISYYVAIATGHDPTPIPAITALKREIG